The proteins below come from a single Halomonas binhaiensis genomic window:
- the tagD gene encoding glycerol-3-phosphate cytidylyltransferase, with translation MKTIITYGTFDMFHIGHLNLLRQLKEMGDKVVVAVSTDEFNLGKGKKTLIPYEQRVQIVESIQYVDLVIPEESWEQKTSDVEKYNVDVFAIGDDWEGKFDFLKDQCEVIYLARTKNISTTDLKRSLKRLLSIPHEELCRAFEVLEVLKNDLS, from the coding sequence ATGAAAACCATCATTACTTATGGAACTTTCGATATGTTCCATATAGGGCATCTGAATTTACTTCGTCAATTAAAAGAAATGGGAGACAAAGTTGTTGTCGCAGTCTCTACTGATGAATTTAATCTGGGGAAGGGGAAAAAAACACTAATCCCTTATGAGCAGAGAGTACAGATTGTTGAGTCAATCCAATACGTAGACTTAGTAATACCAGAAGAAAGTTGGGAACAGAAAACATCTGATGTAGAGAAATATAATGTCGATGTTTTCGCTATAGGAGATGATTGGGAAGGAAAGTTTGATTTCCTCAAGGATCAGTGCGAAGTCATCTACTTGGCCAGGACAAAAAATATATCAACAACAGACTTAAAAAGATCTTTAAAACGTCTCCTTTCAATACCGCACGAAGAGCTTTGTCGCGCATTTGAGGTTTTGGAAGTTCTAAAGAATGATTTATCCTAG
- a CDS encoding GlxA family transcriptional regulator: MLLVARRSSLVARRSSLVARRSSLVARRSSLVARRSSLVARRSSLVARRSSLVARRSSLVARRSSLVARRSSLVARRSSLVARRSSLVARRSSLSGRYAMLVTGSPSGPCSMVQAPIADTAQSSSAPALSVGFVLLPRFTLLPFAAFVDCLRLAADEGDRSRQLHCRWRFMTHDGNAALSSCGAEITPCEPFVDPGEFDYLVVIGGVLHDPGVADRAAIDYLRMAASKGVTLVGVCTGVLSLIQAGVMQGRRCCISWYHHGDLASRFRDIEPVADRLYLDDGDRLTCAGGSAAADLAAYLVERHLGRAWARKSLAIMLYDGHRAGEHGQPQPVVFDRISDRLVRRAIRVLEQQLGEPLSVDQLASRVGSSRRALERRFRATLGVGPQRFQRDLRLRYGLWLLHYTERSITEIGEACGFADTAHFSRHVRASFGASPSQLRRDPELVQDRLVDPYFLYVGSIT; the protein is encoded by the coding sequence ATGCTGCTCGTCGCTCGTCGCTCGTCGCTCGTCGCTCGTCGCTCGTCGCTCGTCGCTCGTCGCTCGTCGCTCGTCGCTCGTCGCTCGTCGCTCGTCGCTCGTCGCTCGTCGCTCGTCGCTCGTCGCTCGTCGCTCGTCGCTCGTCGCTCGTCGCTCGTCGCTCGTCGCTCGTCGCTCGTCGCTCGTCGCTCGTCGCTCGTCGCTCGTCGCTCGTCGCTCGTCGCTCGTCGCTCGTCGCTCGTCGCTCGTCGCTCGTCGCTCGTCGCTCGTCGCTCGTCGCTTTCAGGGAGATACGCTATGCTGGTGACCGGTTCTCCATCCGGCCCCTGTTCCATGGTGCAAGCTCCCATTGCTGATACGGCGCAGTCATCGAGTGCACCTGCTCTGTCGGTGGGCTTTGTGCTGTTACCGCGTTTCACTCTGCTGCCCTTTGCCGCTTTTGTCGATTGCCTGCGGCTGGCGGCAGATGAGGGGGATCGTAGCCGTCAGTTGCATTGTCGCTGGCGCTTCATGACCCATGACGGCAATGCGGCACTCTCCAGCTGCGGGGCGGAAATCACGCCCTGCGAACCCTTCGTGGATCCTGGCGAATTCGACTATCTGGTCGTGATCGGAGGCGTGCTGCATGACCCGGGTGTTGCCGACCGTGCCGCCATTGACTATCTACGCATGGCGGCGTCGAAAGGGGTGACATTGGTTGGTGTGTGTACAGGGGTGCTGTCATTGATTCAGGCGGGTGTCATGCAGGGACGACGCTGCTGCATCAGCTGGTATCACCATGGCGATCTCGCCAGCCGCTTTCGCGATATCGAGCCGGTGGCTGATCGTCTCTACCTGGATGATGGCGACCGTCTGACCTGTGCCGGAGGCTCGGCGGCGGCCGACCTGGCGGCCTATCTCGTCGAGCGTCACCTGGGACGTGCCTGGGCGCGCAAGAGCCTGGCCATCATGCTGTATGACGGGCATCGCGCCGGAGAACATGGGCAGCCTCAACCGGTGGTGTTCGATCGCATCTCCGACCGCTTGGTTCGCCGGGCCATTCGGGTGCTGGAACAGCAATTGGGCGAGCCGCTCAGCGTCGACCAATTGGCCAGTCGAGTCGGATCTTCGCGGCGCGCACTGGAGCGGCGTTTTCGCGCCACGCTGGGGGTTGGTCCGCAAAGGTTTCAGCGTGACCTGCGGCTACGCTATGGCTTGTGGCTACTGCACTACACCGAACGCAGCATCACGGAAATCGGAGAAGCCTGCGGCTTTGCCGATACCGCGCATTTTTCTCGACATGTCCGTGCCAGTTTCGGTGCGTCGCCGTCCCAACTGCGCCGGGATCCCGAACTGGTGCAGGACCGTCTCGTTGATCCTTACTTCCTGTACGTAGGGTCCATCACCTGA
- a CDS encoding O-antigen ligase family protein: MINKYLYPPFSRTPCYLQWIGIFALFLYGGGQFLAPPVGGTAESVTALLGLGAVLVYGKGGRRSEALWLLLLVIAVQCLSWWLGYIHHPDWVTKNPQIDRLAKLFIFIGVAWCLGGSTRLTLWLWLLAALGYIASTFIHGGGWHEWLAGFQGHRAGFGVRNGQHGAMLFGVLLLGSLVFALRFLSPGPWRILRCLLWILLVAFGTAGVLIGQTRAVWLALILALLLATGIWFCFTAKRHSQRRALFRLAVCIVLVAMTGLACIWIFHDLLIARITKESQVIALLVEGDIQNIPYSSIGIRIHSWVAAWQWILERPIVGWGEEGRSLVIQHTDWIPISVKQNFGHLHNYFIEIWVAYGLLGILAIGALAAWVGLATWRAWKSGAMPDDMALFGVAFFIYWMIVNQFESYNSFWTGVFVHNIIVGGLVTHYWRLNDGGYKPD; the protein is encoded by the coding sequence ATGATAAATAAATATTTATATCCGCCTTTCTCTCGTACGCCATGTTACTTGCAGTGGATAGGTATATTCGCACTTTTTCTATACGGAGGGGGGCAATTCCTTGCTCCACCTGTGGGGGGCACGGCGGAATCGGTCACAGCCCTTTTGGGATTGGGGGCAGTACTCGTTTATGGTAAAGGGGGACGGCGATCAGAGGCGTTATGGCTGCTGCTGCTGGTGATCGCTGTTCAATGTCTGTCATGGTGGTTGGGGTATATTCATCACCCTGATTGGGTGACGAAAAACCCACAGATCGACCGTCTTGCCAAGCTTTTCATCTTCATTGGTGTGGCCTGGTGCTTGGGGGGCAGCACAAGGTTGACGTTATGGCTGTGGTTGCTGGCTGCACTTGGATATATTGCCTCAACATTTATACATGGCGGTGGATGGCACGAATGGCTTGCGGGGTTTCAGGGGCACAGGGCTGGCTTTGGTGTTCGCAATGGACAGCATGGTGCGATGCTGTTTGGTGTCTTGCTACTAGGCTCCCTTGTTTTTGCTTTAAGATTTTTGAGCCCTGGGCCATGGCGTATATTGCGCTGTCTGTTATGGATATTGCTGGTAGCATTTGGTACAGCAGGGGTTCTGATAGGGCAGACACGAGCAGTATGGCTTGCGCTGATTCTGGCGCTGTTACTGGCTACGGGAATATGGTTTTGTTTTACCGCTAAACGGCACTCTCAACGCAGGGCATTGTTTAGACTCGCCGTATGTATAGTACTTGTTGCCATGACTGGGCTTGCATGCATCTGGATATTCCATGATTTATTGATCGCTCGGATAACCAAAGAGTCTCAAGTCATTGCTCTGCTAGTTGAAGGGGACATTCAGAATATACCGTATAGCAGCATAGGGATTCGGATTCACTCGTGGGTTGCAGCTTGGCAGTGGATTCTTGAGCGTCCGATCGTCGGTTGGGGCGAAGAAGGGCGTAGTCTGGTTATTCAACATACTGACTGGATTCCAATCTCTGTAAAACAGAATTTTGGACATCTGCATAATTACTTTATCGAGATCTGGGTGGCCTATGGCCTGCTAGGCATACTGGCTATCGGAGCGCTGGCGGCCTGGGTTGGGCTGGCGACATGGCGAGCCTGGAAGTCCGGTGCAATGCCTGATGATATGGCTCTGTTTGGTGTGGCTTTCTTTATTTACTGGATGATCGTTAACCAATTCGAGTCTTATAATTCCTTTTGGACAGGAGTGTTCGTCCATAACATCATCGTTGGAGGGCTGGTGACTCACTACTGGAGACTTAACGACGGTGGGTATAAACCAGACTAG
- a CDS encoding aromatic ring-hydroxylating oxygenase subunit alpha, translated as MDLLAKQSLDDPLNSARSATLEMLAQHPQGYSLPQPFYNDERLFQLDMQEIFEREWLFAGMSCEIPAKGNYITLNIGNNPVLIVRGDGGTIHAFHNVCRHRGSRLCLSEKGKAAKLVCPYHQWTYELDGRLLFAGTDMGENFDLSAHGLKPIALTEAGGFLFINLSENPSPIDDLKETLEHYLAPYEMENLKVAVSSSIEEDANWKLVIENNRECYHCNGAHPELLNSLQEFDDSDDPRATPAYRELVKRKQDDWDAMQVPWQLTRIGRRNRLTRTPLLDGIVSMTMDGKPACKKLMGRLTSPDMGSLRILHLPNSWNHFMGDHALVFRVLPLGPQRTMVTTKWLVHKDAVEGVDYHPEEMRRVWDATNDQDRRLAEENQRGINSLAYQPGPYSPTYEFGVIDFIDWYRETLSANLAKTPTLRLAEA; from the coding sequence ATGGATCTCTTAGCGAAACAGTCTCTGGACGATCCCCTGAACAGCGCTCGCAGCGCTACCCTGGAAATGTTGGCCCAGCACCCGCAAGGCTATTCATTGCCACAACCCTTCTACAATGACGAGCGTCTGTTCCAACTCGACATGCAGGAGATTTTCGAACGCGAGTGGCTGTTTGCCGGGATGAGCTGCGAAATTCCCGCCAAGGGCAACTACATCACTCTGAACATCGGCAACAACCCTGTGCTGATCGTGCGTGGTGACGGCGGTACCATTCACGCATTCCACAACGTCTGCCGCCATCGCGGTTCACGCCTGTGTCTCAGCGAAAAGGGTAAGGCCGCCAAGCTGGTCTGTCCTTATCACCAGTGGACTTACGAGCTTGATGGACGCCTGCTGTTTGCCGGTACTGACATGGGCGAAAATTTCGACCTGAGTGCCCATGGCCTGAAGCCCATCGCCCTGACCGAGGCAGGTGGCTTCCTGTTCATCAACCTGTCCGAGAATCCGTCACCCATCGACGATCTCAAGGAAACGCTCGAACACTATCTGGCACCCTATGAGATGGAAAATCTCAAGGTGGCTGTCAGTTCTTCGATCGAAGAAGACGCCAACTGGAAGCTGGTGATCGAGAACAACCGCGAGTGCTATCACTGTAACGGTGCTCACCCGGAGCTGCTCAATTCGTTGCAGGAATTCGACGATAGCGACGACCCTCGCGCCACCCCGGCGTATCGTGAACTGGTCAAGCGCAAGCAGGACGACTGGGATGCCATGCAGGTTCCTTGGCAGCTAACTCGTATCGGCAGGCGCAACCGCTTGACCCGTACCCCGCTGCTGGACGGCATCGTATCCATGACCATGGACGGCAAGCCGGCCTGCAAGAAGCTGATGGGTCGCCTGACCAGCCCAGACATGGGCTCGTTGCGCATTCTTCACCTGCCCAACTCCTGGAATCACTTCATGGGCGATCACGCCCTTGTGTTCCGGGTACTCCCCCTGGGCCCCCAGCGCACCATGGTCACCACCAAGTGGCTGGTGCACAAGGATGCCGTGGAAGGTGTCGACTACCATCCCGAAGAAATGCGCCGGGTATGGGATGCCACCAATGACCAGGATCGCCGCCTCGCCGAAGAGAACCAGCGTGGCATCAACTCCCTGGCCTACCAGCCTGGTCCCTACTCGCCCACCTACGAGTTCGGCGTCATCGATTTCATCGACTGGTACCGGGAAACCCTGAGCGCCAACCTGGCCAAGACACCGACATTGCGTTTGGCCGAAGCGTAA
- a CDS encoding XcbB/CpsF family capsular polysaccharide biosynthesis protein: MKEVKFGRKILMVMYNFLSDPVKFIRIFIYFSLLLRRGVGMEKVDTATCVHVDVDISEQELCKKISDFPKLNFVHIDHSSWGCEENSSIIDISRDNSEVRSKLIALANAGFHLYVVRNGISSLVHHRRISTLWHPAVIGNVKVDENSIFYTVQKAKGNGEAKLLVVFSSIAGEMYTPSLIRHFEKNFSTIDKYIPQNINILRIVDFGSVVGSFYLNSHALPNNEENIWNCIKTCAKKLNVKQDNIVLYGTSKGGTATVFYALKHGVRGVAVDPILSDDHYVRVYDDLHFTQGTFPESKERKFFNLSERELLPESKLSVICSTRSPQYPYIEKMLMKHEKNILILNTENNEIHKHPDVAPKSLPHTLSQINLHLAGLDNPKGYYTVW; encoded by the coding sequence ATGAAAGAAGTGAAATTTGGCCGAAAAATCTTGATGGTAATGTATAACTTTTTATCTGATCCTGTAAAATTCATAAGGATTTTTATTTACTTTTCATTGCTATTAAGAAGGGGAGTGGGGATGGAGAAGGTAGATACTGCTACATGTGTACATGTGGATGTTGATATATCTGAGCAAGAGCTTTGCAAGAAAATTTCAGACTTCCCAAAACTCAATTTTGTTCATATTGATCACTCGTCATGGGGTTGTGAAGAAAATTCAAGCATTATAGATATCTCACGAGATAATTCAGAAGTCCGTTCTAAACTGATTGCTTTGGCGAATGCAGGATTCCATCTCTATGTGGTGAGAAATGGTATTTCATCTCTGGTTCATCACCGAAGAATCAGCACGCTTTGGCATCCTGCTGTAATCGGTAATGTCAAAGTGGATGAAAATAGTATTTTTTATACTGTGCAAAAAGCCAAGGGAAATGGTGAGGCAAAATTACTGGTTGTATTTTCTTCCATCGCAGGTGAGATGTATACACCAAGTCTTATACGACATTTTGAAAAAAATTTTTCAACTATTGATAAATATATTCCTCAAAACATCAATATTCTCAGAATTGTAGATTTTGGTAGTGTTGTAGGTTCTTTTTATTTGAATTCACACGCACTTCCAAATAATGAAGAGAATATTTGGAACTGTATTAAGACATGTGCGAAAAAACTTAATGTGAAACAGGATAATATTGTTCTTTATGGTACATCTAAAGGAGGAACTGCAACCGTTTTTTATGCTCTGAAACACGGAGTTCGCGGAGTGGCTGTAGATCCAATCTTATCAGATGATCATTATGTGCGAGTATATGATGATCTGCACTTCACACAAGGCACCTTTCCTGAAAGTAAGGAGAGAAAATTTTTTAATCTGTCAGAAAGAGAATTATTACCAGAATCTAAACTCTCGGTTATATGCTCGACTCGGTCTCCACAGTATCCATATATCGAAAAAATGCTTATGAAACATGAGAAAAATATTTTAATTTTAAACACAGAAAATAATGAAATACATAAGCATCCAGATGTCGCGCCTAAATCACTTCCTCACACTTTATCTCAAATTAACTTACATCTGGCAGGGCTAGATAACCCAAAAGGATATTATACAGTTTGGTAG
- a CDS encoding LicD family protein, with protein MRLEVQKTYKILRFLNKPRSLPVRSLYSVSCWCGMLLLGAPLRVANDSFCLAAKPNGIIIVVRRMIWFINTGWIPVSIPADYFFDISEKMSLSASRSLIEWLGRNNRIDEFGRCIWQADLIGGIIERKCDAQGRLELTPANAVTVEDNLFCQKVDGALGALCEYSKVIPDNKTVTKKFKKRKESFDKRDAYQAISDFRRLMSELEFPWYVVSGTLLGAVRNKDFLDHDYDIDVGIDYDDFDTERFLELANGSAERAWVVKSTSYCTFREKSESGSVVYYQMEKPILIKLVHKSGLVIDVFIHIKDGENIWHGSPIHRWDNTLFEITEYRLGEEVVFGAKDADRYLTENYGDWKTPVVEFDCSIDPPNIRYSNTVKSVTYLSKVAYRFLQCGEIEKSSIYLESMQRSGAIIRDKGTWKYNR; from the coding sequence ATGAGACTTGAAGTACAAAAAACTTATAAAATACTCAGATTTCTTAATAAGCCTAGATCACTACCCGTCAGGTCGCTATATAGCGTATCCTGCTGGTGCGGGATGCTACTTCTTGGAGCACCACTGCGTGTTGCCAATGATAGTTTTTGTCTTGCAGCAAAGCCTAATGGAATTATCATTGTCGTTCGTCGAATGATATGGTTCATAAATACTGGATGGATCCCTGTTTCAATTCCAGCAGATTATTTTTTTGATATTTCTGAAAAAATGTCATTATCCGCTTCGCGCTCACTAATAGAGTGGCTGGGAAGAAATAATAGAATTGATGAATTCGGGAGATGTATCTGGCAAGCGGATCTTATCGGCGGAATTATTGAGCGAAAATGTGATGCTCAAGGTCGCCTTGAACTGACTCCTGCCAACGCAGTAACAGTTGAAGACAATCTTTTTTGCCAAAAGGTAGATGGTGCATTGGGAGCTCTATGTGAATATTCAAAGGTCATTCCAGATAACAAGACTGTGACTAAAAAATTCAAAAAAAGAAAGGAGTCGTTTGACAAAAGAGATGCATACCAAGCTATATCGGATTTTCGTCGCTTGATGTCAGAGCTTGAATTCCCATGGTATGTAGTAAGTGGGACACTTCTCGGGGCAGTAAGGAACAAAGACTTTTTAGATCACGATTATGATATTGATGTTGGCATTGATTATGATGATTTTGATACAGAGCGCTTTCTTGAGCTAGCCAATGGTTCTGCTGAAAGAGCATGGGTAGTCAAATCTACTAGTTACTGCACTTTTAGAGAAAAATCAGAAAGTGGAAGTGTAGTTTATTATCAGATGGAAAAGCCAATTTTAATAAAACTGGTTCATAAGTCTGGTTTGGTAATAGATGTTTTTATTCACATAAAAGATGGAGAAAATATATGGCATGGATCCCCTATCCATCGCTGGGATAATACTCTGTTCGAGATAACTGAATACCGCTTGGGAGAAGAGGTCGTCTTTGGTGCAAAGGATGCTGACCGATATCTAACAGAAAATTATGGAGACTGGAAGACTCCCGTTGTCGAGTTTGATTGTAGCATAGATCCTCCAAATATAAGATATTCTAATACTGTTAAATCTGTCACCTATTTGTCTAAAGTTGCATATAGATTTCTTCAATGTGGGGAGATTGAAAAGTCTTCTATATATTTGGAGTCCATGCAACGCTCTGGGGCAATCATTCGTGATAAAGGAACATGGAAATATAACCGGTAG
- a CDS encoding glycosyltransferase: MINAKKIIVACVRRYKPIDGKLRHFAPYAKLSRKLQKRYQIFKSDLKPVRAKGDLAKKYYGENYEEVSLKDNVILFECYWGKKICGNPLAIYRRLVNSNVDDDYKIIWVVNNIDIPEEVSGNKDVVIVKPGSKEYGHALLEATYLVNNVTFPTYFIRRPGQRYLNTWHGVPVKAMGRDMIAPMISMANTQRNFLQSNIILESSDFYRNSVIRPYYVESLTEKNILRSGSPRVDDIFTSYINDEDFRIRYGVSKGQKVVMYAPTWRGNSTKIKSVFNDQASIYQTIANLLGDEYFVIFSAHQMVKSRDLTELNNGAVLLESENINDVLVHVDVLVSDYSSIIFDFFPANKAVVLYTYDIEQYQEDRGLYVSPSELPCADVKTIEDLVAAIREGSLPSSFATYASMCERFIPLENGNASKSALTELLCNSNEDDVCASGKKRLLIAPGGLIPNGITSSLKNLISNLDYDKYDPYIVIEASVMDNDPLRREQFSEFDSRCNWVLRCGDMLLNENEKKTYQEFRQGSESFDPSDIDTIKRIFERENLRVFGDTKFDVSIEFGGYAPFWTALIAFSNASRKICYQHNHLWAEYTNTDVSRNQKQLYSVFLLYRYFDQIVAVSDETRMVNEEHLGTFYAEGVVAHTVNNTIDINRLKEKALVPVVLAHPPAAPLYQENSLFRFIALGRLSPEKRFDRMIGALAKIARKYPSAILIICGSGPLKKKLSQLAKRLGVSERVIFLGQVSNPYPLLAKADACVMSSDYEGQPMALLEALCLGTTCIGTDIPGIRSVLKDKLGHIVPPTVDDFSQAMEAAILKTLPPLSDMKVDEEYIERTMKTFYKVVCGQDKAERLIDR; this comes from the coding sequence ATGATAAATGCAAAAAAAATCATTGTCGCATGCGTCCGTAGATATAAGCCGATCGACGGAAAGCTGCGCCACTTTGCTCCATATGCGAAGTTATCCAGGAAATTGCAAAAGCGCTATCAAATATTTAAGTCAGATCTAAAACCTGTACGCGCTAAAGGAGATTTAGCAAAAAAATATTATGGTGAAAACTACGAGGAAGTATCCCTTAAAGATAATGTCATATTGTTCGAGTGTTATTGGGGGAAAAAAATATGTGGAAATCCATTGGCGATATATCGGAGATTGGTAAATAGTAATGTTGATGATGATTACAAAATTATTTGGGTGGTAAATAACATCGATATTCCTGAAGAAGTATCAGGGAATAAGGATGTTGTTATAGTAAAACCAGGGTCAAAGGAATACGGGCATGCATTGCTAGAAGCAACTTATCTAGTTAACAATGTGACATTTCCCACATATTTTATAAGAAGGCCTGGTCAGAGATACCTCAATACGTGGCATGGTGTCCCGGTTAAGGCTATGGGGCGCGATATGATTGCCCCAATGATATCCATGGCAAATACTCAAAGAAATTTCTTGCAATCTAATATTATTCTTGAATCAAGTGATTTTTATAGAAATAGTGTTATACGGCCTTATTATGTTGAAAGCTTGACTGAAAAAAATATCCTTAGATCAGGATCCCCTAGGGTTGATGACATATTTACTTCATATATAAATGATGAAGATTTCCGAATCAGGTATGGAGTAAGTAAAGGACAAAAAGTAGTAATGTATGCTCCCACATGGAGGGGGAACTCGACTAAGATTAAGTCAGTATTTAATGATCAGGCAAGCATTTATCAAACCATTGCTAATCTCCTTGGGGACGAGTATTTTGTCATTTTTTCGGCCCATCAAATGGTAAAGTCAAGAGACTTAACCGAACTGAATAATGGTGCCGTACTCTTGGAAAGCGAAAACATTAATGACGTTTTGGTTCATGTCGATGTTTTGGTAAGTGATTATTCTAGCATTATCTTTGATTTTTTCCCGGCTAACAAGGCGGTGGTCTTATATACATATGATATAGAGCAGTATCAAGAAGATCGAGGATTATATGTTAGTCCATCTGAGCTGCCCTGTGCAGATGTTAAAACTATCGAAGACCTTGTAGCTGCTATTCGGGAAGGATCTCTTCCTTCAAGCTTTGCTACTTATGCTTCCATGTGTGAGCGTTTTATTCCCCTTGAGAATGGTAACGCTTCAAAATCGGCTCTTACTGAGCTTTTATGCAACAGTAATGAAGATGACGTCTGTGCCAGCGGAAAGAAACGGTTATTGATTGCCCCAGGTGGGCTCATTCCCAATGGTATAACCAGCTCGTTAAAAAATCTTATTTCTAACCTAGACTATGATAAATATGACCCCTATATCGTGATCGAAGCCTCTGTGATGGATAATGATCCTTTGCGGCGAGAGCAGTTTTCTGAGTTTGACTCACGCTGTAATTGGGTTCTACGCTGTGGGGATATGCTTCTAAACGAAAACGAGAAAAAAACATATCAAGAATTTCGTCAGGGAAGTGAATCATTTGATCCCAGCGATATTGATACTATAAAAAGAATTTTTGAGAGAGAGAATCTTAGAGTGTTTGGAGACACCAAATTTGATGTGTCGATTGAATTTGGGGGATATGCTCCTTTTTGGACAGCATTAATAGCGTTCTCAAATGCATCAAGGAAAATCTGCTATCAGCATAACCATCTGTGGGCTGAATATACCAACACTGATGTTTCAAGAAACCAAAAGCAGCTCTATAGCGTTTTCTTGCTATACAGGTATTTTGATCAGATTGTTGCTGTATCAGATGAAACCAGAATGGTCAATGAAGAGCATTTGGGGACATTCTATGCAGAAGGAGTCGTTGCTCATACCGTAAATAATACAATTGATATAAATAGGTTGAAAGAAAAAGCATTAGTTCCTGTTGTATTGGCCCATCCTCCTGCTGCGCCTTTATATCAGGAGAATTCACTTTTTCGTTTTATTGCCTTAGGTCGTCTCTCTCCAGAAAAGCGATTTGACCGCATGATAGGGGCGTTGGCCAAGATAGCAAGGAAATACCCTAGTGCTATATTGATTATTTGCGGTAGTGGCCCCCTTAAAAAGAAGCTCTCTCAGCTCGCAAAACGGTTGGGAGTTTCAGAAAGAGTAATATTTTTGGGGCAAGTTTCAAACCCGTATCCTCTGTTGGCAAAAGCGGATGCTTGTGTCATGTCATCTGATTACGAGGGACAGCCAATGGCTCTCCTGGAAGCTCTTTGCCTCGGAACAACGTGCATTGGTACAGACATACCAGGTATTCGGTCAGTTCTGAAAGATAAACTTGGACACATTGTACCGCCGACTGTTGATGATTTTTCCCAGGCTATGGAAGCTGCTATTTTGAAGACCCTTCCACCTTTGTCAGATATGAAAGTTGATGAGGAATATATTGAACGGACCATGAAAACTTTCTATAAAGTCGTATGTGGACAAGATAAGGCGGAAAGATTAATTGACCGATGA
- a CDS encoding hybrid-cluster NAD(P)-dependent oxidoreductase, whose product MSMNFSNPVTTQTWTNGRHLVRCVKVIQETWDVRTFCFMAEQPVLYFFKPGQFVTLELDINGEQVMRSYTISSSPSIPYSFSITVKRVPGGKVSNWLHDNLSVGDELAVHGPVGNFNAIDFPADKILMLSGGVGVTPLMSMTRWFFDTNAAVDLEFVHSARTPRDIIYHRELEHIFSRIDDFRLHIICERDKELNQAWAGFRGYLSDAMLEMMVPDFMDREIFCCGPTPYMEAIKRILRERGFDMDRYHEESFGATPSDVQEEALELAEQAEAEAEEIDASELIRVEFTGAGKSVQIQPGETVHAAAAKLGLHIPKACGMGICGTCRVSLTSGNVEMDHNGGITEEDIEEGYILSCCSRPVGDVEVDF is encoded by the coding sequence ATGTCCATGAACTTTTCCAATCCGGTGACGACTCAGACCTGGACCAACGGCCGGCACTTGGTGCGCTGCGTCAAGGTGATTCAGGAAACCTGGGATGTCAGAACCTTCTGCTTCATGGCCGAACAGCCGGTGCTGTACTTCTTCAAGCCTGGTCAGTTCGTGACCCTGGAGCTGGATATCAATGGCGAGCAGGTCATGCGCTCCTACACGATTTCCAGCTCACCTTCGATTCCCTACAGCTTTTCCATCACAGTCAAGCGAGTGCCCGGCGGCAAGGTGTCCAACTGGCTGCATGATAATCTCAGTGTCGGCGATGAGCTGGCGGTGCATGGTCCGGTCGGCAACTTCAACGCCATCGATTTTCCGGCAGACAAGATCCTGATGCTTTCCGGTGGTGTGGGTGTCACGCCACTGATGTCGATGACGCGCTGGTTCTTCGACACTAATGCGGCCGTGGACCTGGAATTTGTCCATAGTGCGCGTACTCCGCGGGACATCATCTATCACCGCGAGCTAGAGCATATCTTCTCGCGTATCGACGATTTCCGTCTGCATATCATCTGCGAGAGAGACAAGGAGCTGAATCAGGCTTGGGCCGGTTTCCGCGGCTATCTCTCCGATGCCATGCTGGAAATGATGGTACCGGATTTCATGGACCGTGAAATCTTCTGCTGTGGCCCGACACCCTACATGGAGGCGATCAAGAGAATCCTGCGCGAGCGTGGCTTCGACATGGATCGTTACCACGAAGAGTCCTTCGGTGCCACGCCCAGCGATGTTCAGGAAGAAGCCCTCGAACTGGCCGAGCAAGCCGAAGCAGAGGCCGAGGAAATCGATGCTTCCGAGCTGATCCGTGTGGAGTTCACCGGTGCCGGCAAGAGCGTTCAGATTCAACCGGGCGAAACGGTGCACGCCGCTGCGGCCAAGCTGGGCCTGCATATTCCCAAGGCCTGCGGTATGGGAATCTGTGGTACCTGCCGCGTGTCGCTGACTTCGGGCAATGTCGAGATGGATCACAACGGTGGCATCACCGAGGAAGACATCGAAGAAGGTTACATCCTGTCGTGCTGCAGCCGACCTGTCGGGGATGTCGAAGTCGATTTCTGA